Proteins encoded within one genomic window of Epinephelus lanceolatus isolate andai-2023 chromosome 9, ASM4190304v1, whole genome shotgun sequence:
- the rnf214 gene encoding RING finger protein 214 codes for MAACEETASLPTEEELLVRQEEEEEEEDDLELALANMRVEDLLQKVQAVQTDSTTVESGVNTEPDWESQVEAMLEYSSSLMERYDSLMKKQDEEGEAHEKHKQQVLKKKEEATRQHQALLEKLESLRVKLQLNDSKATRKNFLAKKQEMTSEKNRVEEERNRLAKELEESERKLTALTEEQSEEQRRWQEELDELRQDMERVRKEAQEAELLALKDEIVAKEKQRDVAMARIEAWLSEVRQYLNTLRVEFPQQYPHERQKWEKKEGLVRRSQEELQNRFQEVLQQLQQGRELESLPRINMPSLPQLPMADLRFNQVMQSLVRPQFMPPPPTVPMNRPLHPPRHPHFYQQQYQPPHHPQYRHHYTHRPPPPIQQFQPPLPPQHQPHFQPHIRAQMRVTPSPSLSPSPPVQPIYPVAPSPPAPAAAPSPTPATSAPAGKLDKVLEKLGTCFPQCNKAQLTSLLQQVKSSRGTLSGMSMEELIEQVGFKLMQNERSAPGPISRPTPPGPIQRPTPPPQRAPAAAATGGGQPVGARKLCLMCQNHVDPESRHPLSCSHTIHRDCIRVWLQSSKNNSCPFCPGK; via the exons ATGGCTGCTTGCGAGGAAACAGCCAGCCTGCCCACAGAGGAAGAGCTCCTAGTCcggcaggaggaagaggaagaagaggaggatgaccTGGAGCTAGCGTTAGCAAACATGAGAGTGGAAG ACCTGCTGCAgaaggtgcaggctgtgcagacagacagcacGACCGTAGAGTCGGGCGTCAACACGGAGCCGGACTGGGAGAGTCAGGTGGAGGCCATGTTGGAGTACAGCTCCAGCCTGATGGAGCGGTACGACAGTCTGATGAAGAAGCAGGACGAAGAGGGGGAGGCGCAcgagaaacacaaacaacaagtgctgaagaagaaggaggaggccACCCGCCAGCACCAg GCTCTTCTGGAGAAACTGGAGTCTCTGCGAGTCAAACTGCAGCTGAATGACTCAAAAGCCACGAGGAAGAACTTCTTAGCCaagaaacaggaaatgacatcagaGAAGAACAGAgttgaggaggagaggaacag gcTGGCCAAGGAGCTGGAGGAAAGCGAGAGGAAGCTCACAGCTCTCACGGAGGAGCAGAGCGAGGAGCAGCGGAGGTGGCAGGAGGAGCTGGACGAGCTGAGGCAGGATATGGAGCGAGTGAGGAAGGAGGCACAGGAGGCCGAGCTGCTGGCCTTAAAGGACGAGATCGTCGCCAAGGAGAAGCAGAGGGACGTCGCCATGGCTCGCATCGAGGCCTGGCTCAGTGAG GTGCGTCAGTACCTGAACACTCTCCGGGTGGAGTTCCCTCAGCAGTACCCTCACGAGAGGCAGAAGTGGGAGAAGAAGGAAGGTCTAGTCCGGAGGAGCCAGGAGGAGCTCCAGAACCGCTTCCAGGAggttctgcagcagctgcaacagGGCCGCGAGTTAGAGTCCCTGCCCAGGATCAACATGCCATCCCTGCCGCAGCTCCCCATG GCTGACCTGCGATTCAACCAAGTGATGCAGTCACTGGTCCGCCCCCAGTTCATGCCCCCTCCTCCCACAGTTCCAATGAACCGACCCCTCCATCCCCCGAGACACCCACACTTTTATCAGCAACAGTACCAGCCCCCTCACCACCCCCAATACCGCCACCACTACACACACCGCCCACCACCACCCATACAACAGTTCCAGCCCCCCCTCCCACCCCAGCACCAGCCTCACTTCCAGCCTCACATCAGAGCTCAGATGAGGGTGACTCCGTCTCCCAGTCTCTCCCCGTCCCCTCCTGTTCAGCCCATCTACCCTGTAGCTCCATCCCCACCTGCCCCCGCCGCCgctccctctcccactcctgCCACCTCTGCCCCTGCTGGCAAACTCGACAAGGTCCTGGAGAAGCTCGGAACCTGCTTCCCACAATGCAACAAGGCTCAGCTGACCTCGCTGCTCCAGCAGGTGAAGAGCTCCCGCGGCACGCTGTCTGGCATGTCCATGGAGGAGCTCATCGAGCAGGTCGGCTTCAAGCTGATGCAAAACGAGCGATCGGCCCCAGGGCCCATCAGCCGGCCCACGCCCCCTGGCCCCATCCAGAGGCCAACACCTCCCCCACAGAGAgcgccagcagcagcagcgacaggTGGAGGTCAACCCGTCGGGGCTCGTAAACTGTGCCTCATGTGTCAGAACCACGTGGATCCAGAGAGCCGCCACCCGCTGAGCTGCTCACACACCATCCACAGAGACTGCATCAGAGTGTGGCTGCAGTCCAGCAAGAACAACTCGTGCCCCTTCTGCCCGGGGAAGTGA